DNA from Nitriliruptor alkaliphilus DSM 45188:
CGAGGTCGTCGTGGAGCTGGTGCTGGAGGAACACGCGCGACAGACCGGCGTCGCGGTAGACCTCCAGCCGCTCGGCTGCCTGCTCGGGGGTCCCGACGATCCACTCGTCCCGGAGCCCGTCGAGCCACCCATCGACGTCGCCGTCACGGCCCGAGACCTCCATCAGGCGACGGGCCCGCGTACGCACCTCGTCCTCGGTCGCGCCGAGCAGGCAGCCGGTCATCATCGAGAACACCAGCGGCTCGCGGCCGACCTCCTCGCAGGCTCGATCGACGTTGGCCCTGCGCTCTCGGACGGCATCCGGCGACGGGAACGTGGTGTTGTACTCGTCGGCCCACCGCGCGGCCAGACGCGATCCGCGGGGACCGGCCCGCCCGCCGAGGATGATCGGCACGCGCGGCTCCTGCACCGGCTTCGGGCGCGCTTCGCAGCCGTCGAGCGTGTAGTGCCGGCCGTGGAAATCGAACCGTTCCTCGGTCATCTGACGCACCACGATCTCGAGCTGTTCCTCGAACACCTCGTACCGCTGACCGAGGTCGTGGAAGGGGAAGCCGTAGGTGGTGTGCTCGAGCTCGTGCCACCCGGCGCCGAGGCCGAGCTCGACCCGACCGCCGGAGACGTGGTCGGCGGTCACCACGGCCTTGCACAGCACCGACGGGTGCCGGAACGAGGCCGGCGACACCATCGTGCCGAGGCGGATCGTCGAGGTCGCCTGACCGAGGGCCGCCAGGGTGCTCCACGCGTCGAGGGATGACCGCTCGGTCCGGCTCTGGACCGACTGGTAGTGATCGGAGCGGAACAGCCCCTCGAGCCCGGCAGACTCCACGGCCTCCGCGAGGCCGAGCCACTGGTCCCAGGTGACCGACTCCTGGCCCTCGATCATCAGGTTCACACGCACGTGTCGCTCCGGTCGTCGCTCGGGCCAGCGAGTCAAGCCGTTCCGGGGCCGCCCGGCAGGACGGTCGGACGGGCCTGGTCCGAACCCGACACGCCATCCTCGGTCGCACCGTCGTACCCGAGCCCGGAGCACCCGTGCAGCCCCACCACCGCACCGACATCAGCAACGTCCTCGTCATCGGTTCGGGTGGGGCGGGGCTGCGGGCGGCCATCGCCGCCCACGACGCCGGCTGCGAGGTCACCATCGTCGGCAAGCGGCTGCGCAAGGACGCGCACACGGTGCTGGCCTCGGGCGGCATCAACGCCGCGCTCGCCACACGTGACGAGGAGGACCACTGGGGCTGGCACGTGATGGACACCTGGAACGAGGGCTACTTCGTCGCCGACGCCGAGAAGGTCGGCATCCTCGCCCGCGAGGCACCCGACCGCGTCCGCGAGCTCGCCGAGTGGGGCATGCCGTTCGCGCGCACCGAGGACGGCGACATCGACACGCGGTACTTCGGAGCGCACCGCTACCGGCGCACCGCGTACGCGGGCGACTGGACCGGCCGCGCGATCGTCGAGACGCTCCACGACCAGGTCGCGGCGCGCGGTATCCCCATCCGCGAGCAGCGCTACGTGTCGCGGCTGCTGGTCCACGACGGGGTCTGCTTCGGCGCCTACACCTTCGACCTCGACACCGGTGAGCGGACCGTGGAGCTCGCTGACTCGGTGATCCTCGCGGCTGGCGGCCACACCCGCCTGTGGCGGCGATCCTCGTCGCGCCGCGACGAGAACAACGGCGACGGGATGTCGCTGGCGCTGCACGCCGGGTGCGAGCTGCAGGACCTCGAGCTGGTGCAGTACCACCCGACGGGCATGACCCACCCCGAGGAGCACGCCGGCCAACTGGTGACCGAGGCCGTACGGGGC
Protein-coding regions in this window:
- a CDS encoding TIGR03560 family F420-dependent LLM class oxidoreductase, with amino-acid sequence MRVNLMIEGQESVTWDQWLGLAEAVESAGLEGLFRSDHYQSVQSRTERSSLDAWSTLAALGQATSTIRLGTMVSPASFRHPSVLCKAVVTADHVSGGRVELGLGAGWHELEHTTYGFPFHDLGQRYEVFEEQLEIVVRQMTEERFDFHGRHYTLDGCEARPKPVQEPRVPIILGGRAGPRGSRLAARWADEYNTTFPSPDAVRERRANVDRACEEVGREPLVFSMMTGCLLGATEDEVRTRARRLMEVSGRDGDVDGWLDGLRDEWIVGTPEQAAERLEVYRDAGLSRVFLQHQLHDDLEMVALVGEVAKLTAS